A genomic region of Mesorhizobium sp. NZP2077 contains the following coding sequences:
- the addA gene encoding double-strand break repair helicase AddA, giving the protein MKKAYPIPSDTANSQARAADPQNSAWVSANAGSGKTHVLAQRVIRLLLNGTDPSKILCLTYTRAAAANMSNRVFSTLSDWTVLGDADLSAKVEALEGRRPDRDTMRRARRLFAEALETPGGLKIQTIHAFCESVLHQFPLEANIPAHFEMLDGQMEASLFAAARREMISGTAAGNADLADAFATVLECGGEAGLDALLGEIVRKRDGLRQFLDAVGVDGFQPLFDEFHFHPGQTAEGLAASVWPLPGFLPDDFAGFAQAAESTDARSVLNNILPYARQAFAEGDPVRRLQLLARAFLKTDGDPYDPSKAFKKALTDRLPDLAERYRSAANAIIETVDRLALFRMLEGTRAALTIADWLIARYDVLKRSRGFLDFNDLITRTVNLLARPDAGPWVQYKLDQGIDHILLDEAQDTSPDQWEVVKRLAEEFFAGFGARDRVHRTVFAVGDEKQSIYSFQGAAPDSFADSRLLFAGRVRDAEASFADLKLTWSFRSTDDVLAAVDRVFADPIVRRGISHDPDPLSHKAIRTDAPGYVEVWPSIGADIVDEPDDWTQAIDHAHAPAVRVAENVAATIAGWIGKGEIIEGRGKRLRPGDVLVLVRKRDSFVHALTRALKRRDIPVAGADRLSLPGHIAVKDLIALGHLLIQPQDDLSLAAVLRSPIFDLPEEALFTLAAQRPPGVSLAASLRQQAGESAALAAIVGQLDIWADEAAFKPVFEFYAGLLARDGLRRKMIGRLGPEAGDILDEFLSFCLAEERTGLPGLEAFLSTLENAGPEIKREMDQTRDEVRVMTVHAAKGLEAPVVFLVDGGSAPFSDQHLPRLMPFDGSGRNFDGKGYLWRSASDVANGFSKAAAARARELADDEYRRLLYVGMTRAEDRLIVCGYHGKRAPNAGTWHSIVSRALIGAPESEQRPHPSGGEPVHRFHFTKLPPVAPSADEQARQADAFGPLPATLFRPLPPFEDLPRPLSPSGASALIDEGKEAVVDKASPVLDADAEPGFAVLRGLALHKLLQMLPGIAEDGRQGAAERYLARVGADWSASERARALASVSAILADSRLGQLFAPSSRAEVAIMGSLEVRGKIRSISGKIDRLAVTADAVSIVDYKTNRPAPASLAEVPSAYLLQLALYRALLQPLYPGREVKAALLFTEAPRLIELPAGAMDDALARLTGA; this is encoded by the coding sequence ATGAAGAAGGCCTATCCCATCCCGAGCGATACCGCCAACAGCCAGGCCCGCGCCGCCGATCCTCAGAATTCCGCCTGGGTGTCGGCCAATGCCGGTTCCGGCAAGACCCATGTGCTGGCCCAGCGCGTCATCCGGCTGCTGCTCAACGGCACCGACCCGTCGAAAATCCTGTGCCTCACTTATACGCGCGCCGCCGCCGCCAACATGTCGAACAGGGTGTTTTCGACGCTGTCGGACTGGACGGTGCTCGGTGACGCTGACCTTTCGGCAAAGGTGGAGGCTTTGGAGGGACGCCGGCCCGACCGTGACACCATGCGCCGGGCGCGGCGCCTGTTCGCCGAGGCGCTGGAAACGCCCGGCGGGCTGAAGATCCAGACCATCCACGCCTTCTGCGAATCCGTGCTCCACCAGTTTCCGCTGGAGGCCAACATCCCGGCCCATTTCGAGATGCTCGACGGCCAGATGGAGGCATCGCTGTTTGCCGCCGCGCGCCGCGAGATGATCTCCGGTACGGCTGCCGGCAACGCGGATCTGGCCGACGCCTTCGCCACTGTGCTGGAATGTGGCGGCGAGGCCGGTCTCGATGCCTTGCTTGGCGAGATCGTGCGCAAGCGCGACGGGCTGCGCCAGTTCCTCGATGCGGTCGGGGTTGATGGCTTCCAGCCTTTGTTCGATGAATTCCATTTCCACCCCGGCCAGACCGCTGAAGGGCTGGCGGCATCGGTGTGGCCACTGCCAGGCTTCCTGCCCGACGATTTCGCCGGCTTTGCCCAGGCCGCGGAATCCACCGACGCCAGATCGGTGCTGAACAACATCCTGCCTTATGCGCGCCAGGCTTTCGCCGAGGGCGATCCCGTTCGCCGACTGCAACTGCTCGCCAGAGCCTTCCTCAAGACCGATGGCGATCCCTACGATCCGTCAAAGGCCTTCAAGAAAGCGTTGACCGACCGCTTGCCGGATCTGGCTGAACGCTACCGCTCCGCCGCCAATGCCATCATCGAGACCGTCGACCGGCTGGCGCTGTTTCGGATGCTGGAAGGCACGCGCGCGGCACTGACCATCGCCGACTGGCTGATCGCCCGCTACGATGTGCTGAAACGCAGCCGCGGCTTTCTCGACTTCAACGATTTGATCACCCGCACGGTCAACCTTCTGGCGCGGCCCGATGCCGGCCCCTGGGTGCAATACAAGCTCGACCAGGGCATCGATCATATCCTACTCGACGAGGCGCAGGACACCAGCCCGGATCAATGGGAGGTGGTGAAGCGTCTTGCGGAGGAATTTTTCGCCGGCTTCGGTGCACGCGACCGCGTTCACCGCACGGTGTTTGCCGTGGGCGACGAGAAGCAGTCGATCTATTCCTTCCAAGGTGCGGCCCCGGATTCCTTCGCCGACAGCCGGCTGCTGTTCGCCGGCAGAGTGCGGGATGCCGAGGCGTCCTTCGCCGACCTCAAGCTGACCTGGTCGTTCCGCTCGACCGACGACGTGCTCGCCGCCGTCGATCGCGTCTTTGCCGATCCGATCGTGCGGCGCGGCATCAGCCATGATCCCGATCCGCTGAGCCACAAGGCGATCCGCACCGATGCGCCGGGCTATGTCGAGGTGTGGCCATCGATCGGCGCCGATATCGTCGACGAGCCCGACGACTGGACGCAAGCCATTGACCATGCTCACGCACCGGCGGTGCGCGTTGCCGAGAATGTGGCGGCGACCATCGCCGGCTGGATCGGCAAGGGCGAAATCATCGAAGGCCGTGGCAAGCGGCTGCGGCCAGGCGACGTGCTGGTGCTGGTGCGAAAGCGCGACAGTTTTGTCCATGCACTGACCCGGGCGCTCAAGCGCCGCGACATTCCGGTCGCCGGCGCCGACCGGCTGAGCCTGCCTGGCCACATCGCCGTCAAGGACCTGATCGCACTCGGCCATCTCCTGATCCAGCCGCAGGACGATCTGTCGCTCGCCGCCGTCCTGCGCAGCCCGATCTTCGACTTGCCGGAGGAGGCTCTGTTCACGCTCGCAGCGCAAAGGCCACCCGGCGTGTCGCTGGCCGCGTCGCTGCGCCAGCAGGCCGGTGAAAGCGCAGCCCTCGCGGCGATCGTCGGTCAACTCGACATCTGGGCCGATGAGGCCGCCTTTAAGCCGGTGTTCGAATTCTATGCCGGCCTGCTGGCACGCGATGGCCTGCGCAGAAAAATGATCGGGCGGCTCGGGCCTGAAGCCGGCGATATTCTCGACGAATTCCTGAGCTTCTGCCTTGCCGAGGAGCGGACCGGCCTGCCCGGGCTGGAAGCATTTCTGTCGACGCTGGAAAATGCGGGCCCCGAGATCAAGCGCGAGATGGACCAGACGCGCGACGAGGTCCGCGTCATGACCGTGCACGCGGCCAAAGGGCTGGAGGCGCCGGTGGTGTTCCTGGTCGATGGCGGCTCTGCTCCATTCAGCGACCAGCATCTGCCGCGCCTGATGCCCTTCGACGGCTCGGGCCGGAACTTTGACGGCAAGGGCTATCTCTGGCGTTCTGCCAGCGATGTCGCCAACGGATTTTCGAAGGCCGCGGCGGCACGGGCACGGGAGCTTGCCGACGACGAATACCGCCGGCTGCTCTATGTCGGCATGACCCGCGCCGAGGACCGGCTGATCGTCTGCGGCTATCATGGCAAGCGGGCGCCGAATGCCGGCACCTGGCATTCGATCGTCAGCCGCGCGCTGATCGGTGCGCCCGAGAGCGAACAGCGTCCGCATCCTTCCGGCGGCGAGCCGGTGCATCGTTTCCACTTCACCAAGCTGCCGCCCGTCGCGCCGAGCGCCGACGAACAGGCGCGGCAGGCCGACGCTTTCGGCCCGTTGCCGGCGACCCTGTTCCGCCCCTTGCCGCCCTTCGAGGATCTGCCGCGGCCGCTGTCGCCCTCCGGCGCCTCGGCGCTGATCGACGAAGGCAAGGAAGCCGTGGTCGACAAGGCTTCGCCGGTGCTGGACGCTGACGCCGAGCCTGGCTTTGCAGTGCTGCGCGGGCTCGCCTTGCACAAATTGCTGCAGATGTTGCCTGGCATTGCCGAGGATGGGCGCCAAGGCGCGGCTGAGCGCTACCTGGCGCGGGTCGGCGCAGATTGGTCCGCGTCAGAGCGGGCAAGGGCTCTCGCATCGGTCAGCGCCATCCTTGCCGACTCGCGTCTCGGCCAACTGTTCGCGCCATCGTCGCGCGCCGAGGTGGCGATCATGGGCAGCCTGGAGGTGAGGGGCAAAATACGCTCGATTTCGGGCAAGATCGACCGGCTGGCGGTGACAGCGGATGCGGTGTCGATCGTCGACTACAAGACCAACCGGCCGGCGCCCGCCTCGCTGGCCGAGGTTCCATCGGCCTATCTGCTGCAGCTGGCACTCTATCGCGCCCTCTTGCAGCCGCTTTATCCCGGGCGCGAGGTCAAG